A part of Ignavibacteriales bacterium genomic DNA contains:
- the proB gene encoding glutamate 5-kinase, translating to MKKKYKRIIIKIGSNVLALENGLLNLRRIQKIVEQIVQLKKQGIEVIIVSSGAVASGRSYISLPDNYDAVSRRQVLASIGQIKLITKYQEYFEKNNLICAQVLVSKEDFRDRNHYLNMQNCISVLLQNNVIPIVNENDVISITELMFTDNDELAGLIASMVSAEALLLLTSVDGIFDDDPKIPEAKVIPVITPDTTNFASFVNSGKSTFGRGGMITKCHIASRLTSIGINVHVANGGKENVILDILAGVQTGTVFPAHKKTSGIKKWLAHSKDFSKGSVTVTNGAKSALLSDKAISLLMIGVKNVDGYFQRGDIIKILDEENNFIGWGMSNFSSEKTLQLMGQKKQKPLIHYDYLFINKSFS from the coding sequence ATGAAAAAAAAATATAAAAGAATTATAATAAAAATCGGATCAAATGTTTTAGCCTTAGAAAACGGACTATTGAACCTTCGACGTATTCAGAAAATAGTTGAACAAATTGTTCAGCTAAAAAAACAGGGGATCGAAGTAATAATTGTATCCTCCGGTGCCGTAGCGTCGGGTCGAAGTTATATTTCTTTGCCTGATAATTATGACGCTGTTTCCAGGAGACAGGTGCTTGCTTCCATTGGACAGATAAAACTTATCACAAAATACCAGGAATATTTTGAGAAAAATAATCTCATTTGTGCTCAGGTTTTGGTAAGCAAGGAAGATTTCCGCGACCGTAACCACTACCTTAATATGCAAAATTGTATTTCAGTTTTACTACAGAATAATGTTATCCCAATCGTGAATGAAAACGACGTTATTTCAATTACCGAATTAATGTTTACAGATAATGATGAACTTGCAGGATTGATTGCATCAATGGTAAGCGCTGAAGCATTGTTATTGTTAACAAGCGTTGATGGAATATTTGATGATGATCCGAAAATCCCTGAGGCTAAAGTTATTCCAGTTATAACACCGGATACAACTAATTTTGCATCGTTTGTAAATTCAGGCAAATCTACTTTTGGTAGGGGTGGAATGATCACCAAGTGCCACATTGCGAGCAGACTAACAAGTATCGGAATAAACGTTCACGTAGCAAACGGCGGAAAAGAAAATGTTATTCTCGATATTCTTGCCGGCGTTCAAACCGGGACAGTTTTTCCTGCTCATAAAAAAACATCGGGAATAAAAAAATGGCTGGCACACTCGAAAGATTTTTCGAAAGGAAGTGTGACAGTAACTAACGGCGCAAAGTCAGCGCTGCTTTCTGATAAGGCTATCAGTTTACTAATGATTGGTGTTAAAAATGTTGACGGGTATTTTCAACGAGGTGATATAATTAAAATTCTTGACGAAGAAAACAATTTTATAGGGTGGGGAATGTCGAACTTTTCGTCTGAAAAAACTTTACAGTTAATGGGCCAAAAAAAGCAAAAACCATTAATTCATTATGACTATCTTTTTATTAATAAATCTTTTTCATAA
- a CDS encoding glutamate-5-semialdehyde dehydrogenase, whose amino-acid sequence MNEYTSIFSKTLQASRKLPLVDQPKINLLLTDLADYADSKSHFILNENKKDLMLMDENDPKYDRLKLTKERITAIANDIRNVAKLSSPLGKMLMSKTLPNGLSVSKITVPLGVVGIIYEARPNVTFDVFSLCIKSGNACLLKGGSDAINSNTAIICVIKDILVKHQLDPETVNLLPSSHEATEAMLNAIGYVDVIIPRGGQKLIDFVRHNAKIPIIETGAGIVHTYFDETADLEKGRAIIHNSKTRRVSVCNALDCLIIHKKRLKDLPSIAKMLGESGVEIYADEHAYNYLKDNYPADKLFHARPEHFGTEFLSYKMAVKTVSNLQEALDHISEYSSKHSEAIISENQKNIDTFLVSVDAAAVYANTSTAFTDGAQFGLGAEIGISTQKLHARGPMALEELTSYKWIVESNGQIRNT is encoded by the coding sequence ATGAACGAATACACTTCTATATTCTCAAAGACGCTTCAAGCAAGCAGGAAATTGCCTTTGGTTGATCAGCCAAAAATAAACTTACTGCTAACGGATCTTGCCGACTATGCGGATTCAAAAAGCCATTTCATTTTGAATGAAAATAAAAAAGATCTAATGCTGATGGATGAAAACGATCCTAAGTATGACAGACTAAAACTGACTAAAGAAAGAATTACAGCTATCGCAAATGATATTAGAAATGTTGCTAAGCTTTCTTCACCGCTTGGGAAAATGTTAATGAGCAAAACCCTGCCAAATGGTTTATCAGTTTCGAAAATTACTGTTCCACTCGGGGTGGTGGGTATTATTTATGAGGCAAGACCAAATGTTACTTTTGACGTCTTTTCTCTTTGCATCAAATCTGGAAATGCTTGTTTGTTGAAAGGGGGTAGTGATGCAATCAACTCAAACACTGCTATCATTTGTGTTATTAAAGATATTTTAGTCAAACATCAACTTGATCCGGAAACTGTAAATCTCCTGCCTTCTTCCCACGAAGCAACTGAAGCGATGCTTAATGCCATCGGTTACGTTGATGTTATAATCCCGCGCGGCGGTCAAAAACTAATTGACTTTGTTAGACATAATGCAAAAATTCCTATCATTGAAACCGGGGCAGGAATTGTTCATACTTATTTTGATGAAACTGCTGATCTTGAAAAGGGAAGGGCTATAATTCACAACTCAAAGACTCGAAGGGTAAGTGTTTGTAATGCACTCGACTGCCTTATTATTCATAAAAAAAGATTGAAAGATTTACCATCAATTGCAAAAATGCTTGGTGAATCCGGTGTAGAAATTTATGCAGATGAACATGCATACAATTATTTAAAAGATAATTATCCTGCAGATAAACTTTTTCATGCAAGACCCGAACATTTCGGGACAGAATTTCTTTCTTATAAAATGGCAGTGAAAACAGTTTCTAATTTACAGGAAGCTCTTGATCATATTTCAGAATACAGCTCAAAACATAGTGAAGCGATTATTTCTGAAAATCAAAAAAACATAGACACATTTTTAGTGAGTGTGGATGCTGCCGCTGTTTACGCAAATACTTCAACGGCTTTTACTGATGGTGCGCAATTTGGACTCGGCGCAGAAATAGGAATTAGTACGCAGAAGCTTCACGCCCGCGGACCTATGGCTTTGGAAGAACTTACAAGCTATAAATGGATTGTTGAAAGTAACGGACAGATCAGAAATACTTGA
- a CDS encoding HAD family hydrolase, whose translation MLSNYKHIIWDWNGTLFNDVDLCCDIINNILIENNLCPLSIEKYKEIFTFPVKEYYRKAGLDFEKISFEELGTQFMDEYEQRKLECSLYEGAENFLDKICKMNIKQSVLSAYSQQPLENLITHYGIRNYFIGFAGLDNIYANGKVELGKRWMQKLNLRKGEAVLIGDTLHDFDVANEIGADCILISNGHQKKETLLNSGTRVLDSLKELFNEKLSSNEVKYF comes from the coding sequence ATGCTATCAAACTATAAACATATTATCTGGGACTGGAACGGAACATTATTTAACGATGTTGATTTATGCTGTGACATCATCAATAATATATTAATCGAAAATAATCTGTGTCCGCTTTCAATTGAGAAATACAAGGAGATATTTACTTTTCCAGTTAAGGAATATTATAGAAAAGCAGGATTGGATTTCGAAAAAATTTCTTTTGAAGAACTTGGCACACAATTTATGGATGAGTATGAGCAACGAAAATTAGAATGTTCACTCTATGAAGGTGCAGAAAACTTCTTGGATAAAATTTGCAAGATGAATATCAAGCAATCAGTACTTTCTGCCTATTCGCAGCAGCCATTAGAAAATTTAATCACCCATTACGGAATAAGAAATTATTTTATCGGGTTTGCGGGATTGGACAATATTTACGCAAATGGAAAAGTTGAACTTGGTAAACGCTGGATGCAAAAACTTAATCTTCGAAAGGGAGAGGCAGTTCTGATCGGTGATACTCTTCACGATTTTGATGTTGCAAATGAAATTGGCGCCGACTGTATTTTGATTTCAAATGGTCATCAGAAAAAAGAAACTCTGTTGAATTCCGGCACACGGGTTTTAGATTCATTAAAAGAACTTTTTAATGAAAAATTATCATCAAATGAAGTCAAGTATTTCTGA
- a CDS encoding esterase family protein, with product MHREIHKWWSPNLNKEMEIVVYGHYGYALLMFPTAAADYLEYERFNLIDTIADFINKGEVKAFSINSINNESWLNRNMHPEHKAIRHQQYNKYVEEEVVPFIINHCKGYVPIINTGASLGALHAANMFFRRADLFAGVIAMSGSYNLKDYTKGYYDTNCYFNSPVDYLKNLTDENVLSKLRNRSIIIASGQGDYENPDASKNLSNILNSKGIKHWLDLWGYDMPHDWPTWRKMLPHFLSHINV from the coding sequence ATGCACAGAGAAATCCACAAATGGTGGAGCCCAAACCTTAACAAGGAAATGGAAATCGTAGTTTACGGTCATTATGGTTATGCGCTGCTGATGTTTCCAACCGCAGCAGCAGATTACCTTGAGTACGAAAGATTTAATCTCATTGATACAATTGCGGACTTCATTAACAAGGGAGAGGTCAAAGCATTTTCGATCAACAGTATTAATAATGAAAGCTGGCTCAACCGTAACATGCATCCTGAGCATAAAGCAATTCGTCATCAGCAATACAATAAATATGTAGAAGAGGAAGTTGTTCCGTTTATTATTAACCATTGCAAAGGGTACGTTCCAATTATAAATACAGGTGCTTCGCTTGGAGCCTTACATGCAGCTAATATGTTCTTCAGAAGAGCTGATCTTTTCGCAGGAGTTATTGCTATGAGCGGAAGCTATAATTTAAAAGATTATACGAAGGGGTATTATGATACAAATTGCTATTTCAATTCACCTGTCGATTATCTAAAAAACCTCACTGATGAGAATGTACTTTCAAAACTTAGAAACCGAAGTATAATTATTGCTTCCGGTCAGGGCGATTATGAAAACCCAGATGCAAGCAAAAATTTATCGAACATACTTAACTCAAAAGGAATTAAGCATTGGCTTGATTTGTGGGGTTATGATATGCCGCATGATTGGCCTACCTGGCGAAAAATGCTTCCTCATTTTCTTAGTCATATAAACGTTTAA